The genomic segment TCTCGCGGATCCTCGAAGCGGAGCCGTCGATGGAGTCGGTGTGGCGCTGGCGGTGCTGGAAGAGCTGCCTCCCCGCCGCCGACGGGATCAGCACCAGCCGCCAACACATCCACCGCAACACCACCCCACCCGCTGACCCGAGTACATAGCGTCCGGAATCCGGACGCTATGTACTCGGGAGTTGCGAGCTGCTCCCTACTGGAGGCTGAGCGGCCCTGCGAAGGTCGCACTCGTTATGGGGTTCACGTTCGAGGGATGTACCGCAAAGGTTGCCAGCATTACCCCATTCTCGAAGTTGGGGCAGTCAGCGAGGACCTGCATGGCTGCTGCCGTACGGACATACTCACCGACGCAACTCACGGAGAAGCCAGGGGCGCTGCACGAACCGCCCAAGCTACCGGTGCCCGCGGCAGCAGTTTCGGGAGCAGTGCTTGACCCTGCCAACGACAGGCTGCATTGGGTGGGGACGCCGCCGATTACGCCGATCGCGGTCCCTGTCAACGAAAACGACTGCGATGCCGTCGCGGTGGCCGACCAGCCGGGTGAGATGACGATCCCGCCCTGTGCGATCGCCGTGTAGTGAGCGTGCGCTTGTGAGAGCTCGTGGAACGTGGCCCGCCCGCTGAAGGCGGCCGTGTTGTAGTGACACGGCCCGGGGTAATGGTTCGACAGGTCCCCCGAGACCCGCACAGCCACCTTTCGCCACCCTTTTGTGAACTCGCCGGTGAGCTCGTAGTGGTTAGGCGTCTTTGTGAAGGTAAATGTGCCCGAAATCGGCGAGAGTGCCGACCCGGCGATGGAGCCGGTGCCTGCGCTTGACCCGTTGCACCAATCGAGCGGCGCAGCCGCATGGAAGCTGATGCTCTTGGCGCCCTTCACCGTGCTCGGGCCTCCGGCGACAACGGCATTGCACTCGAAATACAAGACGAAGTTGGTGTCGGTCGGTGTGACGCCGACGTGGCGGCCGAAGTTCGCCCCTCCGGAGAAGTTCGGGCAGAGAGCTGCGTACATGGCCGCCCCCGAAGCCGACGGCGGCGACACCACCACCGGCATGGCAAGCGCACCGACCGCCAGAACGGCGCGCAACAACAAGCCCAGTCTTTTCATGATCCGTTCCCCCCAAGCCGCCCCCGACGGGGGCACGTTCTCACCGTACCAAGCGTGTCAACCGGTACTGGGGGTGTACGTCCCGAGTACATAGGGTGCCAATTCGGCACCCTATGTACTCGGGAGTTGCGGGTTAGGAGGGGATGCGGACGGTGCCGGCGGACAGCGGGGACGACGGGACCGTGTAGGAGCCGATCGTGACGCCGTACTGGTCGGGGGTGCCGTCGGTGGCGGTGATGCGCATCGTGGCGGCACCGGTCACCGGTTGGGCGACTCCCGTGGCCACGTCGATCGCCGTCCACGACAGGCCTGCGGCGTCGACGGTGGTGGTGCACACCTTCGTCTTGCCGCCGCCGCAGCTGTTGGCAAGCCCGCTCAGCGACGTCGAGCGAACCACGAAGGCGTACAGCCTCGGCCCGTCACCCAGGTCGGTTACCGCCCGGTAGACGTGCACGGCCTCGCCCGCAGGCGTCGAGCGCCGCACGGGCCGGGCCCGGAAGGCGAAGTCGTCGCTGCTGCCCACCTGGCCGCCGCCGACGGCGTCGCCGGTCACGGCCTGCGTGACGGTGAACGCACTGACGTCGACCGGCCCGCCGTAGGAAGCGCCGACCACGGTGGCCACCACTCCCCGACTGCCGAGCGGCAGTGCTGCCGTGCTGCACGCGGCGGTGCCCTTGCCCGCGCTGGTCAGCATGACCGGCGCCGTGCACAGCGTGGTGCCGCCCACCTCGTCGAAGCGCACGTCGAGGGTGGCGATCGACGAACCCAGGTGGCCGTCGGCTTCTTCGACCACCGACGCCGACAACTCGGCGGGGGCCGACGAGGCCGTCGTCACCGTCAGGTGCGTGCCGGTCACCGTCACGGCGACCGACTCACGGGTGATGGTGAACGGCGCGTTCGCCGTCGTCGCCTCGTAGGCGGCATCACCGGGGAACGACATCGACACCGACGACGCCCCTGCGGGGTCGCCGATCACGATGGAGCCCGCCGCCGCGCCGGAACCGTCGCTCGTCGCCGCCACCGACCTCGTGCCGATGGCGAAGGTCACCGAGCGCCCGACCACGGGCAGGCCGCCCGATGTCAGCGATGCGCTCACCGCCGCGGGGTCGGAGTGCTGCGCCGAGCCCACGCCGGTGTAGACCAACGACGTCGGGCGCTTGCCCACGGCCACCGAGAACGTCTCGGTGTCGGCCGCTGCGCCGTCGCTCGCCTGCACGGTCACCGAATGCGCGCCCACTTGGCCCGCGCTGGGCGTCCACGAGAACGCACCGGTCGACGGGTCGACGGCCACGCCGGCCGGACCGCTCACCACCGACCACGTGTGCGAGGCGTTGTCGGGGTCACCGGCGGCCAGCGGGATCGACAGCACGTCGCCCCACGCTGTGCTCCGGTTGCCGACGGCCCCTACGACCGGCGCGTCGTTGACGCACGTGACCGTCACCGTGGCTGTCGACGTGGCCGACGTGCCGTGGTTGTCGGTGGCCGTGTAGTCGAAGGTGTCGGTGCCACAGAAGTCGGCATCGGGCACGTAGGAGACCACGCCGCTCGAGATCGGGGAGGCCGAGCCGTGGGCCGGATCGGTCACCGACGACACCGTCAGCACGTCACCGGTGTCGGGGTCGGTGTCGTTGGCCAACACGTCGACGCCCGCCTGCTGGTCCTCGCCTGTCGTCGCCGCGTCGGCGTTGGCCGTCGGGGCGTCGTTGTGGCAGACGACCTCGACCGGCACCACCGAAGCGGTGTCGGAACTGGAGCCGTCGCTCACCGTGTAGGCGAACGTGTCGATGCCGCAGAAGTTCGCCGCCGGGGTGTACGTCACCGTCTTGCTGCCTGCGTCGATTGCCGACGTGCCGTGCGCCGGCGCGGTGACCGCCGTGACCGTCAGCGCATCGCCTTCGGGGTCGACGTCGTTCTCCAGCACCTTGACCACGACTGCGGTGTCCTCGTGCGTGGAGGCGGCGTCGTCGTTGGCGTTGGGCCCGTCGTTGACGCAGGTGACGGTCACCGTGACCAAGCCGGTGTCGGAGGCGTCGCCGTCGGAGACGACGTACTCGAACACGTCGGTGCCGCAGAAGCCGGGGTTCGGCGAGTAGCGCACCGTGGCCGGCGCCGGTGAGTGGGTGCCGCCGTTGCCGGCCACGCCGGCCGAAGCCACACCCAGTGTGTCGCCGGTGTCGGCATCGGTGTCGTTGCCGGTCACGTTGATGTCGATCGGCGTGTCCTCAGGCGTCGAGGCGGTGTCGTCGACCGCCACCGGCGCGTCGTTCACGCACGTGACGGTGACGGTGACCGTGGCCGTGTCGGAGCCGCCCTTGCCGTCCTCCAACGTGTAGGTGAACGTGTCGGTGCCGCAGAAGTCGGCGTTGGGCGTGTACGTGCCCGTGCCGTCGGCTGCCACCGTGGCCGTGCCGTTGGCGGGCGCCGTGTTCGACGTCACCGTGGTGGCGTCGCCGTCGGCGTCGGTGTCGTTGCCCTTGAGTGCCAGCGTGGCCGCCGCGTCCTCGGCTGTGGCCACCGCGTCGTCGACGGCGTCAGGCCCGTTGTTGGGGCACGTCGCCGTCACCTTGACGGTGGCGGGCACGGTGGCGATGCCGTCGGTGGCCCGGTAGGCAAAGGTGTCGGTGCCGCACCAGCCCGCATCCGGCGTGTAGGTGCCGGTGCCCGACGAGCTCAAGGTGAGCGAGCCGTGGGGCGGGTCGTCGTTGCCGGAGACGGTCAGCGCTGTGCCGTCGGGGTCTGTGTCGTTGCCGAGCACGCTGACCGCCACGGGCACGCCGGGCGAGGTGGTGAAGGCGTCGGCCTTCGGCGCCGGGATCTTGTTGCCCGCGATGGCGCCGCCCAGGTTCGTCACCGTGCGCAGCACGAGGCTGACCGATCCGATGCCGTCACCGAGCTGCCCGGTGGTGTTGTCGCCCCAGCAGCGCGCCGTGGTGTCGACGGTGCGCACGCAGGTGTTGGCCCGGTTGGCGCTGAGCGAGGTCACCAGTGTGGCGACCTCCGACGGCGGGTCCATGCCCACCGGCGTGACGGCCCGCGCGCTGTCGCCGGTGCCGCCGGTGCCGAGCTGGCCTTCGCCGTTCTCGCCCCAGCACCGCACGCCGGTGTCGGGAACGATGGCGCAGGTGTGGAAGTCGCCGGCCGTCACCGAGGTGACGGTGCCGTCGAAAGCGGCGAGGCCGTTGGCCACGACCAGGACAGCGAACCGCTTGCCCCCGGTGGTGCCGTCGCCGAGCTGGCCCGAGCTGTTGCGGCCCCAGCAGCGGACACGGGCATCCGACGTGCGGGCGCAGGTGTGGAAGCCGCCGGCGGTGATCTGGGTGGCGCCGGTCAGCGCGGGGGCGTCTTCGGCGGCGGTGGCCTTGACCGGTGCCGCATAGGCACGGTCCTCGGGCGTGTTGTCGCCGAGCTGGCCGTCGCCGTCGTGGCCCCAGCACCAGACCGTCGAGTCGGAGCGCCGGGCGCATCCGTGGAAGCCGCCCGCCGTCACCTCGACGATGTCGGGAAGGGGCTGGAGGTCGACTGTGTCCTCGTCGGGGTCGGCGTCGTACTTCACCGTGGTCGGCACCAGGCGGTCGTTGCCCGTGGTGCCGTCGCCCACCTGGCCGAAGCCGTTGCGGCCCCAGCACTGGGCGGTGCCGTTCGACAGCCGGGCGCACGTGAGCCCTCTGTCGGGCGGGAAGCTCGCCCCGCCCACGCTGATCTGCGTGGCCGTGGTGAGCCCGCTCACGCCGGTCGGCGCGTTGCGGTTGGCGGTGGTGCCGTCGCCGAGCTGGCCGGTGCCGTTGAAGCCCCAGCACTGGGCCGACGGGAGGATGCACACGTGGCCGTTGCCCGCGTCGATGGACGAGACGGTCGGCGTGCCCGACACAGGCACGGGGATGGTGGTGTCGGCAATCGTGAGCCCCGAGCCCAACTGGAACAGGTTGTTGGCGCCCCAGCACACAGGCTTGTTGTCCTCGCGCACGGCGCAGGCGTGGCCGTTGCCCACCGCCACCGTGACCACGCCGGTCAACGACGTGACTTCGACCGGACGCAGGCTCTCGGACGCGTAGCTGCCGAGCTGGCCGTAGAAGTTGTAGCCCCAGCACTGCATGGTGGTGCCGGTGAGCGCGCACGACGTGAAGCCGCCCGCGGTGATGGCGGTGCCCCCCGACAGGCCGTTGACCGGGACGGCCAACGTGCGGCGGGCCTCTTCCGTGCCGTCGCCCACCTGGCCGCGGGTGGCGTTGCCCCAGCAGCGGCCGGTGCCGTCGCTGATCAGCGCGCACGTGTGGATCTGGCCTGCGGTCAGCGCCTTGATGCCCTCGACCGGGTCGGGGTCGACCACGAAGATGCTGGGGTCGCCGTCGAACTGGACGGTGACAGGCGTGGAGCGGCTCGTCTGCGTGCCGTCGCCCAACTGCCCGTGCTCGTTGAGGCCCCAGCAGCGGGCGGTGCCGTCGGAGAGGGTGGCGCAGGTGTGCGACCAACCGGCTGTGATCGTCTTGGCCGTCTTGGTGCCGTCGGGGATATTGGAGACGGCGACGGGGGTGAGGCGCGTGTCGGTGGTGCCGTCGCCCACTTGGCCGAAGCCGTTGTGGCCCCAGCACTTCACTTTGCCGTCGGCCAGGAGCGCGCACGTGTGGAACTCGCCCAAGGCGAGGCCGGTGGCATTGGTGATGCCGGGCACGTCGACGGGTACCAGGCTGCGGCCTGTGGCGCCGTCGCCGAGCTGGCCGCTGCCGTTGTGGCCCCAGCACTTGATGCTGCCGGTGCCGACGATGGCGCAGGCGTGGAACGCCCCGACGCCGATCTGGGTGACCCCGCTCAGCCCGGGCACGGCCACGGGCACCAACGAGTCGGTGGTGCTGCCGTTGCCCAACTGGCCGCTGCCGTTGTGGCCCCAGCACGACACGGTGCTGTCGTGGATCAGGGCGCAGGTCTGCGTGGCTCCCGCGCTGACCTGGAGGGCCGTGGTGATGCCCACCACGCTGATGGGACGGGTGGTCTCGGCTGTGGTGCCGTTGCCGAGCTGGCCGTTGTCGTTGTTGCCCCAACACTGCACATGGCCGTTGTCGAGCACGGCGCAGGTGTGGAGGGCGCCGACGGTGATGCGGCGCTGGAGGTCAGCGCCTGTGGCGTCGACCGCTTCGGGGTACTCCGCCACCGCGGGCGGTGCGGCGACGACCAGCGGTGCCACGGTGGCGGCCAGCAGGGCGGCGAGGATCAGGCGGGCCCTCACTTGCAGGCCTCCTTCGGCTCTTCTTCGACCCCGAGCTTGTGCTTGACCGCTTCCCAGATCATGTCGGAGATGCAGTCGTGGCCCTTCTCGTTGGGGTTGAACCCCATCTCCTTGGTGGTCTGTGTCGCTGTGGTCAGCACACCGGTGGCTGCCGGCGTGAGGTAGATGAACGGCAGCTTGAACCCTGTTGTGCCGTCACTGGCGATCCACGCGTCGCTCCCGCAGCCGAAGTCCTTGTCGGTGTCGTGCTTGTCTGTCGAGCTCGGTGGGTGGTACACGGTCGTCTTGATGGCGACTTCCATCTTCATGCAGTGGCCCTTGAAGTTCTCGTAGGGGTTCACGAACACGAAGCGGCCTTGTGAGCCTTCGGTGAACCGCTTGACCACTGTCTCGATGGTGGTGTTGAGCTTCTTCACCACCAGGTCGAGGGTGACGAGCGCAGGCGGCAGGAGGATCCACCGGGCCGTGCAGGTGGCGATGGTGTCGACCAACTTGGCGCAGAACTCGGGGATCTTGGTGGCCGCCGAGGTCGCTGCCGGGAACGGGTTGAAGTAGCCGGTGACGGCCACGACGAGGCCGGGGTTGCCGGCCATCTGGATCTTGTAGGTGTTGAGGATCTGGGCCAGGTGCTGCTCGAGCGTTGTCCAGTGTGTGGGCAGGTTGAGCACCAGCAGGGCGCAGACGTTGGCGTCGAGGAAGTCGTGGTCCTTGACGTTCTTGTAGCACTTCTCGATGTGGTCGATGATCGTGCTGTTCTGGCGACCGAGGGTCAGGGTGATCAGGTCGGGACGCAGGTCCCACGCCATGGCCTGTTGCGACGGTGTGCCGTCCTTGAAGTACTTCTCGCTCGTCGTCGGGTCGACCGAGGTGTTGTAGAGGCACCACGGGCCCGGGGCGGGCGACGGCTTGGCGTGCTCGTTGATGAGCTGCTCGGAGTACCGGGTGGAGTCCGACGCGTGGGTGCCCTTCACCACGGCGTCGCCGCCCGCTACGTACCGACGGGCGCAGTCCTGTCCGCCGACGGTCTCCTTGGGAAGGTCGGCCGCCACCGCGGTGGTGGCCTCGTCGCGTGACGAGGTGACCGCGACGGCGGCGACGGGCAGCGCCAGGGCCACGACCCCTGCTGCAAGCCTGCGTCTCCAGTTAGGCATCTTCGTTCTCGCTCTCGTTGGTTCGGCCGGGTGACAAGGTCGCCGGGGCGGGGGCCACGTGGTGGCGCCCGCCCCGGCTCGCTCGATGGACTAGGCCGTGCCCGAGTCGCGGTTGTTGAGGTCGTCCTTTTCGACGATGGTGTTGCCGGGGTCGACCTCCGACCAACTGGTCAGGGTCTCGCCCTCACCCGTCCGGTAGACCCGGACCGTGAACTCCGGTGTGGCGCCTGCGGCGACGTTGCCGACGCAGGTGACCTCGTTGACGGGGTTCTCGGTGAGCTGGCAGGCCCAGCCGGCCGGCCCGCTCACGTTGAGCGGGATCACGCCCGGCGACAGGTCGGCCACCACGGTGACGTTGTTGGCCTGGATGCTCCCGGAGTTGGTCACCGAGAACTTCCAGTCGCCCTCTGTTGCCGCCGACACCGTCGAGTTCTGCATGTCGGTGACGAGCTCGATCTTCGACTCCACCTTGGTCTGCTCGGTGTCGGCGTTGTCGGTCTCGTTGGCCTCGGCCACGGTGTTGCCCGGATCGACGAACGCCTGGTTGATCAGCGTCACGCCGTGCCGCTGCGGTGCGGTCACCACGATGGTGATCGTCCGCTCGCCGCCACCGGTGCTGGAGCCCTTGATGTGGCCGCCGGTGCAGTCGACAACTCCGCCTGCCTGCTGGCAGATGAAATTGCCGTCGCCGAGGGCCGACACGAATCCGACGCCGGTGGGCAGCGGGTCGCGCACGGTCACGTTGAAGGCGTCGTTGGTGCCGACGTTGGTGACCTTGAGGGTGTAGGTGATCTCTTCACCGGGAGCGAACGGTGTGGTGGCGTTCTCGTTGTCGCTCTTGTCGATCTTGAGATCGGTCCAGCCACCGCCACCGCCGAGCTGCACGGTGGTGAACTCCTCGGCTGCGTTGTTGCCCTCGTTGCCCTCGGGGATCGTGTTGGCCGGGTCGACCACCACGTCGAGGCGGTACATGTCGGGCACCGACGGGGCGAAGAGGTTGATCTTCACCTGGCGGGTGGTGCCTGCGTTGATGCGGGCACCGATGCAGGAGACGACCCCGCCGAACTCCTCGCAAGCGAACGAGCCCTCGGTGGTGCCCTGGTCGTCGGCCGACTTGAAGGTCGAACCGCTCGGCAGCTTGGCCTTGAAGGCGACGCCGAAGGCATCGGCGGCACCGTCGTTCTGGACGGTCACCGTGTAGGTGAGGTTCCCGTCAGGAGCGACCGGGTCGAAGCTGTCGAGGATGCCGTCGGGGCTGCCGGTCGGCACGAACAGGTCGATGTACTCACCGGCCGCGCCCGCCTGCACGGTGGTGGTGATGTCGGCCTTGTTGTTGGCCTCGTCGGCCTCGCCGATGGCGTTCTCCGGATCGACCATCGCCTCGAGCAGGGCCACGCCCTGGTCGTTGGGGGCGAAGGTGGAGATCAGGATCTTGCGTGTGCCGCCGCCGGGAGCGGCGTCGGTGCCGAGGACGGTGCCGCCGATGCAGCGGACGACGCCCGAGGCATGGGTGCAGCTGAACTCACCGGGGCCTGCCAGCGTGTCGTTGGCCGCCCGGAAGCGGGAGCCCGCGGGCAGCGTGGCCTGGGCGACGACGTTGTAGGCGTCGGCGGCCCCGCTGTTGCGGATGGTCATCGTGTAGTCGAGCGTGCCGTTGGTGGCCACCGGGTCGAGGTTCTCGGTGATGCTCGGGATGTGCAGCTCCTTGTAGGAGCCTGCGGCGACGCCGTTGCCGACGACCGTCTCCTCGAACTCGATGTTGTCGCTCTCGTCGATCTCGGGGATCGAGTTGGCCGGGTCGACGCGCACCTCGTTGTGGTACGTGCCGGGCTCGTCGGGAGCGAAGACGTCGATGGTGATGGTGGCTGTGTCCTGCGGGCGCACCAGGCTGCCCGAGTACTTGCCGGCGAGGATGCCGCCCACGCACTCGACGGCGTTGCCGGTCGGGGCGCAGGTGAAGTTGTGGTTGCCGGTGGCGGTACGGAACACCGAGCCCGTGGGCAGTGTGTCACGCACCACGACGCCGGTGGTGTCCTGCGTGCCCTCGTTGCTCACGGTGATCGTGTAGCGGAGGGTGCCGTTGCGGGCCACGGGATCAGGCGAGTCGGTCTTTGTGACCGTCAGGTCGATGCCCGTCTGCACATCGGTGGTGGTTGTGAATGTGTTGTTGCTCTCATCGTCGGGCTCGCCGATCACGTTCTTGGGATCGACGGTGACCGTCGAGGTGATCGGGCCGATGGCGTGGGGGGCGATCAGGAACAGTGTGATCGTCTGGGTTGTGCCCTGGACGACGCCGCTGTTGTGGGCGCCCTTGATGAGCGGGATCACGCACTCCACGACGCGGCCGTCGATGCCCGCGCCGCAGGTGGTGCCGGCGGCGCTGGCGGCGAAGCCGTCGAACACCACGCCGGTGGGCAGGGGCTCACGGACGAGCACGTCGCGGGCGTCACGCAGGCCGCTGTTGCCGACGGTGATCGTGTAGTCGAAGCGGTCGGCACCGCGCACTGGGGCGGGCGCAGCCGGGAAGGTGCGGTACTGGGTGACGGTGAGGTCGACGCCGGGCCGCACGGTGGTGATGGCGGTGGCCGACGACGACAGGCCCTTGTTCTTGATGTTGCCGTCGACTGTCGCCATGTTGATGATCGACGAGCCGGGGGGCGCGATCACTGTGCCTGTGATCTTCACTGTCGCAGTCGCACCGGGCTGGAAGCGGGTGGTCTCGCAGGTGACGCGGGGAGCAGCCACGGTGCAGGTGAGGCCGACGGCCGTGCCTGTCACGGTCGCCTGGCTCACTGTGACGTTGGAGGCGTTGAGGCCCTGGGTGCCGTCGACGATGGCGAGGTAGTCGGCGCGGGAGGCCGAGGTGTTCGCCACGTTGAGGGTGTAGGTCAGGTTCTCGCCGGGGGCGATGGGGTCGGGGGTGTCGGTCTTGGTGATGACCAGGCTGTTGGGCGCCGGGGTCTGGGTGACCTGGGTGGTCGCCTGCCCCGCGTTGTTGAGGTCGTTGGTCTCCTGCACGCTGTTCAGCGGGTCGATGGCCGAGGTCAGCGTGAGGCTCTGGTCGGTGGCCGGAGCGGTGACGCCGACCTGGATGGTGGCCACGTCGCCTGCGTCGATGGTGCCGCCCGAGCAGGTGATGGTGCCGCCGTCGCGCACGCAGTCGAACAGGTTGGTGGCGTTGACCGTCTGGAAGGTCACCGACGCAGGCAGGCTGGCCGTCAGCACGATGTCGGTGGCGTTGACCGAGCCGGTGTTGGCCGCCGTCAGCGTGTAGAGGAAGTCGCTGTTCGGCATGGTGGCCGAGGGCGCGTTGACCGTGACCGTGAGGTCGGCGGCGTTGGACACGACGCCACCGGTCACCTGGGTGCTGGTGGTGTCGGAGACCGTGAAGGTCGTGGCCGACTTGGTGTTGGTCACTGTGGCGGTGTTGTTGAGCACCGTGCCGTTGTCGGCGGTGACCACACCCCGGATGGTGACGGTCCACGACTGGAAGCCGGCGAGGCTGCCCGCGTCGCACCGCACGTTGTTGTTGCTCTGCGAGCAGGTGCCGACCGTGCTGGTCAGTTGGAGGTCGTTGGTGCCGGCCACGCCGGACATGCCGTTCACCACGTCGGTGAGGACGACTTCGTCGACTCGCGCGCCGCCTGTGTTCTTGACGACGATCGTGTAGGTGAGCGCCTGGCCGGAGCCGACAGGGGACGGGTTGGCCGTCATGTCGATGGTCAAGGGGTTGTTGGCTGGTGCCGCTCCCACGGGAGCTACGCCGACGAACCCAACGGTCGCCGCAAGTACGGCGCTGGTCACGATGCCCGCGGCGCGGCGCGCCGCGGCAGTGCGGAATCCCGCTCTTGCCACTGTGTTTCCCCTCGGTAGCCCTGATACAGCAAGTGCAGTTGTACCGGGTGCAATGTCCCGAAAGCAAGAGAAGGTCACCGTTTGTGGTATTTGTCATGCCGTGAGTGGTGGTGTGGTCGATTGGGCGATCGGTACTCCGAGCCCGTCGTTGCGCCCGCTGGTGGCCCGTTACGTGGGCTACCGCCACCAAGGCGTGACGCCTGGCCTGCATCGCGGCCTGCCCTCGCGACACCTCACGGTGGTGCTCGGCCTGGAGGGCGACGTGGGAGTGGCGGCCATGCCCGACCCGCGCCAGTCCCCCGGTGCCTTCGGCGCCTTGGCCGCTGGGCTGCACGCTGCACCTGCGCTGATCGAACGACGGCCTGACGAAGCAGGCGTACACCTCGACGTGACCCCCGAAGGGGCACGTGCCCTGTTCGGCATGCCTGCAAGTGAGTTGGCGTCGACGGTCGTCGACCTCGACGACGTGTTGGGAGTGCGTGCAAAGGAGTTGCGCGAGCGCGTGGCTGCTGGGCGCGACTGGCCTGCGCGGTTCGCAGTGATCGACGACGTGTTGTCGAGCGTCGCCCGCCACGGGCGTGGGCTGCGGCCGGAGGTCGCCTGGGCCTGGCAGCAGCTCACGACAAGTGACGGCGGCGTCGAAGTGGGCGTGCTGGCCGAGGAGATCGGGTGGAGCCGCCGCCACTTCACCGAGCAGTTCCGACGTGAGCTCGGCGTGACCCCGAAGGTGGCGGCGCGCGTGCTGCGCTTCGAGCGGGCGCGCCGGCTGCTGGAGGCGGGAGCGTCGTCGGCCGAGGCCGCGGCGGCCTGCGGCTTCTACGACCAGGCTCACCTCACCCGGGAGTGGCGCGACCTGGCCGGGTGCACGCCGGGGACGTGGGCGGCCGAAGAGCTCCCATTCGTCCAAGACGCAGGGGCCGCGGCCGAGGCATCCTGACGGCATGGAGAACGCACCGATGGTTTGGCCTGCAATCCGCTACAAGGACGCCCTTGCCGCCATCCGCTTCCTCGGCGAGGCCTTCGGCTTCACCGAGGCGGTCGTGGTGCCGGGGCAGGACGAAGGCGTGGTGGAACACGCCGAACTGCGCTGGCCGCTGGGCGGCGGCGTGATGGTCGGGTCCACCAGGTACGACGAAGGGGTGCACGGCGAACTGCCCGCGGGGTCGGCGTCGGTCTACGTGGTGACCGACGAGCCCGACGCCCTCTTCGCCCGGGCCGCGGCGGCGGGCGCCGAGGTCGTCGCCGGCCTCAAGGACGAGGACTACGGCTCACGCAGCTTCACCGTGCGCGACCCCGAGGGCAACTACTGGAGCTTCGGGACGTACCGGGGCGCCTGAGAGGCTGATTTCTGCAGTGAGTGCAAACTTGCCTACACTGTAGGAGTGAGCCAGAGCACGGGACTGCGGGAGCGCAAGAAGGTCGCCACCCGCCAGGCGTTGATCTCGGCCGCCCTCCGGTTGGCGTCGGAACGGGGGCCTGACCGGGTCACCGTCGACGACATCGCCGAGGCGGCCGACGTCTCCGTGCGCACGTTCTTCAACTACTTCTCCTGCAAGGAAGACGCCGTCGTCGGCGTCGACCCCGAGCGGGTAGAGGAGCTGGTGGAACAGCTCGCCTCGCGACCGGTGAACGAGACGCCGTTGGAAGCGATGCGCGCCGTCGCCATGGCGTCGCTCCTCCGCTACACCGACGACGGCGGGTGGGTACAGCGAGGCGCCTTGTTGCGCGAGCACCCGCAGTACCGCGTCCGGCAGATGGCGTACCTGGAGGACGTCGAGCGGCGGTTGGCCGAGGCCCTGGCCGCCCGCATCGGCACCGACGCGGCGTGCGACCCGTACCCGGGCCTGGTGGTGGCGGTCGCCACCACGGCCATGCGGGTGGCCCTGCACTACTGGCAGGCCCCGGGCGTCACCACGCCGCTTCCCAAGCTCATGGCCGAGGTCTTCGACCGCGTGGCCGCCGGGCTGACCCCGCCCCCTCGTCGTCGCCGCCCCCGCACTCCCGCGTAGGAGATCCGTGCAACCCATCACCCTCGACAAGCCCCTCACGCACCGGCAGGTGCTGCTGGTGTTCAGCGGCCTCATGCTCGGCATGCTGCTGGGCGCCCTCGACCACACCATCCTGGCCACCGCCCTGCCGACGATCGTCGGTGAACTGGGCGGGCTCGACCACCTGTCGTGGGTGGTCACCTCCTACATGCTGGCCACCACCGTCTCCACCCCCTTGTACGGGAAGCTGGGCGACCTCTACGGACGCAAGCGCTTGTTCCAAGCGGCCATCGTCGTGTTCCTCGCAGGCAGCGTGCTGTGCGGCCTGGCCCAGACCATGGGCCAGCTCATCGCCTTCCGCGCCGTGCAGGGGCTGGGCGCGGGTGGGTTGATGGTGTTGGCCCAGGCCATCGTGGCCGACGTGGTGGCGCCGCGCGAGCGGGGGCGGTA from the Acidimicrobiales bacterium genome contains:
- a CDS encoding Ig-like domain-containing protein, producing the protein MRARLILAALLAATVAPLVVAAPPAVAEYPEAVDATGADLQRRITVGALHTCAVLDNGHVQCWGNNDNGQLGNGTTAETTRPISVVGITTALQVSAGATQTCALIHDSTVSCWGHNGSGQLGNGSTTDSLVPVAVPGLSGVTQIGVGAFHACAIVGTGSIKCWGHNGSGQLGDGATGRSLVPVDVPGITNATGLALGEFHTCALLADGKVKCWGHNGFGQVGDGTTDTRLTPVAVSNIPDGTKTAKTITAGWSHTCATLSDGTARCWGLNEHGQLGDGTQTSRSTPVTVQFDGDPSIFVVDPDPVEGIKALTAGQIHTCALISDGTGRCWGNATRGQVGDGTEEARRTLAVPVNGLSGGTAITAGGFTSCALTGTTMQCWGYNFYGQLGSYASESLRPVEVTSLTGVVTVAVGNGHACAVREDNKPVCWGANNLFQLGSGLTIADTTIPVPVSGTPTVSSIDAGNGHVCILPSAQCWGFNGTGQLGDGTTANRNAPTGVSGLTTATQISVGGASFPPDRGLTCARLSNGTAQCWGRNGFGQVGDGTTGNDRLVPTTVKYDADPDEDTVDLQPLPDIVEVTAGGFHGCARRSDSTVWCWGHDGDGQLGDNTPEDRAYAAPVKATAAEDAPALTGATQITAGGFHTCARTSDARVRCWGRNSSGQLGDGTTGGKRFAVLVVANGLAAFDGTVTSVTAGDFHTCAIVPDTGVRCWGENGEGQLGTGGTGDSARAVTPVGMDPPSEVATLVTSLSANRANTCVRTVDTTARCWGDNTTGQLGDGIGSVSLVLRTVTNLGGAIAGNKIPAPKADAFTTSPGVPVAVSVLGNDTDPDGTALTVSGNDDPPHGSLTLSSSGTGTYTPDAGWCGTDTFAYRATDGIATVPATVKVTATCPNNGPDAVDDAVATAEDAAATLALKGNDTDADGDATTVTSNTAPANGTATVAADGTGTYTPNADFCGTDTFTYTLEDGKGGSDTATVTVTVTCVNDAPVAVDDTASTPEDTPIDINVTGNDTDADTGDTLGVASAGVAGNGGTHSPAPATVRYSPNPGFCGTDVFEYVVSDGDASDTGLVTVTVTCVNDGPNANDDAASTHEDTAVVVKVLENDVDPEGDALTVTAVTAPAHGTSAIDAGSKTVTYTPAANFCGIDTFAYTVSDGSSSDTASVVPVEVVCHNDAPTANADAATTGEDQQAGVDVLANDTDPDTGDVLTVSSVTDPAHGSASPISSGVVSYVPDADFCGTDTFDYTATDNHGTSATSTATVTVTCVNDAPVVGAVGNRSTAWGDVLSIPLAAGDPDNASHTWSVVSGPAGVAVDPSTGAFSWTPSAGQVGAHSVTVQASDGAAADTETFSVAVGKRPTSLVYTGVGSAQHSDPAAVSASLTSGGLPVVGRSVTFAIGTRSVAATSDGSGAAAGSIVIGDPAGASSVSMSFPGDAAYEATTANAPFTITRESVAVTVTGTHLTVTTASSAPAELSASVVEEADGHLGSSIATLDVRFDEVGGTTLCTAPVMLTSAGKGTAACSTAALPLGSRGVVATVVGASYGGPVDVSAFTVTQAVTGDAVGGGQVGSSDDFAFRARPVRRSTPAGEAVHVYRAVTDLGDGPRLYAFVVRSTSLSGLANSCGGGKTKVCTTTVDAAGLSWTAIDVATGVAQPVTGAATMRITATDGTPDQYGVTIGSYTVPSSPLSAGTVRIPS